A genomic segment from Saprospiraceae bacterium encodes:
- a CDS encoding VOC family protein encodes MLNKVDHLVYACQDLAEGLDIVENLLGVKASAGGRHPAFGTHNKLFSLGDACFLEVIAPDPERVSPDLPSIFHIDKISRPRITTWAAKESAMVGRLKKLKQQGIDFGAMQPGQRQKPDGTIISWQLTNPYKVLGDGLIPFLIDWGNTPNPGLSAAKGCQLLDLKLFHPVPSNCQAILDALDLPIVVEPGATPKIMARIACPNGIVELY; translated from the coding sequence ATGTTGAATAAAGTTGACCACCTGGTATACGCTTGTCAGGATTTAGCGGAAGGACTGGACATCGTAGAAAATTTGTTGGGTGTAAAAGCAAGTGCAGGTGGGCGGCATCCCGCTTTTGGGACACATAATAAGCTGTTTTCCTTGGGCGATGCTTGTTTTTTGGAGGTGATTGCCCCTGACCCGGAGCGAGTTTCACCGGATTTGCCGAGCATTTTTCATATCGATAAAATCAGTCGCCCCAGGATCACAACTTGGGCCGCGAAAGAATCTGCGATGGTAGGACGGCTGAAAAAACTTAAGCAGCAAGGGATTGATTTTGGCGCAATGCAACCTGGACAGCGGCAAAAGCCCGATGGAACGATCATTTCCTGGCAGCTGACCAATCCTTACAAAGTTTTGGGGGACGGCCTCATTCCTTTTTTGATTGACTGGGGGAATACGCCCAATCCAGGTTTGAGTGCGGCTAAAGGATGCCAATTGCTTGATCTAAAACTGTTTCATCCAGTGCCAAGCAACTGCCAGGCGATCCTGGATGCGCTGGATTTACCTATCGTCGTGGAGCCAGGCGCCACACCGAAAATAATGGCCAGGATTGCTTGTCCGAATGGTATCGTGGAGTTGTATTAA
- a CDS encoding response regulator transcription factor, translated as MKILIIEDEKDLLDNILAYLSAGDFICESASSCAEAMDKLAGFDYDVVILDIMLPDGNGLQILSHLKEAKPETGVLIISAKNALDDRLKGLDLGADDYLTKPFHLSELNARVRALFRRRKLQGQTTVKFNEISIHTNNHEVMVNDAILELTLKEYELLLFFITNKNRVLTKQAIAEHLWGDNVDYLQNFDFVYQHIKNLRKKIMAYGGLDYIKTIYGLGYKFTENLN; from the coding sequence ATGAAAATTCTTATCATCGAAGACGAAAAAGACTTGTTGGATAACATTTTAGCTTATCTATCAGCAGGTGACTTTATTTGTGAATCTGCCTCATCTTGTGCAGAAGCTATGGATAAGTTAGCTGGTTTCGATTACGATGTGGTCATATTGGATATTATGTTACCTGATGGGAATGGACTACAGATATTGAGCCATTTAAAAGAGGCAAAACCAGAAACAGGTGTATTGATCATTTCGGCCAAAAATGCACTAGATGACCGACTGAAGGGCTTGGACCTGGGAGCCGATGATTATTTAACGAAACCCTTTCATCTTTCGGAGTTAAATGCGAGAGTAAGGGCACTATTTAGGCGAAGAAAATTGCAAGGGCAAACGACGGTGAAATTCAATGAAATTTCGATACATACCAATAACCATGAGGTGATGGTTAATGATGCGATCTTAGAGCTCACGTTAAAAGAATATGAATTATTGTTATTTTTCATTACCAATAAAAATAGGGTATTGACGAAACAGGCGATAGCAGAGCACCTCTGGGGAGATAATGTGGATTATTTGCAAAACTTCGATTTTGTATACCAGCACATCAAAAACCTGCGTAAAAAGATCATGGCTTATGGTGGCTTGGATTATATAAAAACAATTTATGGCTTAGGCTATAAATTTACGGAGAATCTTAATTAA